One part of the Marinobacter sp. MDS2 genome encodes these proteins:
- a CDS encoding alpha/beta fold hydrolase, protein MGQIMSGSMAGTYEMAATLEAWQQTGKWFSYGGHAVFSRMAGQGEPVVLLHGFPSASWDWSRLWPMLTRHYQVLALDMLGFGFSDKPQKYRYSIEDQADLIQGWLEGLGLPGVHLMAHDYGTSVVQELLARDQEGALGFRIHSVCLLNGGLFPEVHSPLFIQKVLKSPMGSLISRGLTKGSFERSFRRLFAADSQPDRDDLSDFWHLLNYNNGRGILHDLIQFMEERRCHRNRWVGALQQAKQPMRLISGMADPVSGAAMVRRYRELVPSADVVSLRRVGHYPHFEKPWEVFSAYRDFRKQLQNSERQG, encoded by the coding sequence ATGGGGCAGATTATGTCCGGGTCGATGGCAGGAACGTATGAGATGGCTGCGACGCTTGAGGCTTGGCAGCAAACGGGGAAATGGTTCAGCTATGGCGGCCACGCCGTTTTCAGCCGCATGGCAGGACAGGGCGAGCCCGTGGTTCTGCTCCATGGCTTTCCCTCGGCCAGCTGGGACTGGAGCCGTCTCTGGCCAATGCTGACCCGGCACTACCAGGTGCTGGCGCTGGACATGTTGGGCTTTGGTTTTTCTGACAAGCCTCAGAAATATCGTTACAGCATCGAAGATCAGGCGGATCTGATTCAGGGCTGGCTGGAGGGGTTGGGGTTGCCGGGCGTGCATCTGATGGCCCACGACTACGGCACCTCTGTGGTGCAGGAACTGCTGGCCCGAGACCAGGAAGGTGCCCTGGGGTTTCGGATCCACAGTGTGTGTTTGTTGAATGGCGGCCTTTTTCCGGAAGTTCACTCCCCTTTGTTCATTCAAAAAGTACTTAAAAGCCCGATGGGTAGTTTGATCAGCCGAGGACTGACCAAAGGCTCGTTTGAGCGGAGTTTTCGACGGTTGTTTGCAGCAGATAGTCAGCCAGACCGTGATGATTTATCGGATTTCTGGCACTTACTGAACTACAACAATGGCCGCGGCATTTTGCATGACCTCATTCAGTTTATGGAAGAACGCCGGTGTCACCGGAATCGATGGGTGGGCGCGTTGCAGCAGGCGAAGCAACCCATGCGGCTTATTTCGGGCATGGCAGATCCGGTTTCTGGCGCCGCAATGGTCAGGCGTTACCGTGAGCTGGTGCCATCTGCGGATGTGGTGAGTCTCAGGCGGGTGGGGCATTACCCGCATTTCGAGAAGCCTTGGGAAGTGTTCTCAGCCTACCGCGATTTCAGAAAGCAACTGCAGAATTCCGAACGGCAGGGTTAA
- a CDS encoding MerR family transcriptional regulator, with translation MKVKELATAADVTPDTVRFYTREGLLRPSRNPDNNYQYYDAEDLRRLRFARKARQLGFSLPEIRQILGQADEHHSPCPMVRDVFQHRLAEVDREIADLQQLRSRMVSALSAWQEMPDGTPDGQTICRLIEHWDDPATCSKKEH, from the coding sequence ATGAAAGTCAAAGAACTCGCCACTGCTGCCGATGTCACTCCGGATACCGTTCGGTTTTATACCCGGGAAGGCTTGCTGCGGCCCAGTCGTAATCCGGACAACAATTATCAATACTACGATGCCGAGGATCTGCGGCGATTGCGGTTTGCCCGGAAGGCTCGGCAGTTGGGTTTTTCGTTGCCGGAGATTCGGCAGATTTTAGGGCAGGCAGACGAGCACCACTCTCCGTGTCCGATGGTTCGGGATGTGTTCCAACATCGTTTGGCTGAGGTGGATCGAGAGATTGCCGATTTGCAGCAGTTGCGATCACGGATGGTGTCGGCATTGTCCGCCTGGCAGGAGATGCCGGATGGTACGCCGGACGGGCAGACGATTTGTCGATTAATCGAGCATTGGGACGATCCCGCTACTTGTTCGAAAAAGGAGCATTGA
- the znuB gene encoding zinc ABC transporter permease subunit ZnuB has product MNIIDLILGDFFWRALLGGLGVALVAGPLGCFVVWRRLAYFGDTLAHSALLGIALSFLISIPLNLGVIITCLLIALALVLLSRTRALATDTLLGILAHSALAIGLVTLSFMPDIRVDLTGLLFGDLLAMSRQDLLWIYGGAAVVLALLALLWRQLLMSTIHEELARVEGVPVERLRLALMLMFALVIAVAMKIVGVLLITALLIIPAATARRLAKTPEHMLGLAIVFGFIAVSGGLTLSWHLDTPAGPSVVVTAFLTFLLVYGGARNTSY; this is encoded by the coding sequence ATGAACATCATTGATCTGATCCTGGGTGATTTTTTCTGGCGGGCATTGCTTGGGGGGCTCGGGGTCGCCCTGGTTGCCGGCCCACTCGGCTGCTTTGTGGTCTGGCGGCGTTTGGCCTACTTCGGAGATACCCTGGCCCACTCGGCCCTGCTGGGAATCGCGTTAAGTTTTCTGATCAGCATTCCGCTCAATCTCGGCGTGATCATTACCTGTTTGCTCATTGCATTGGCGTTGGTACTGCTATCCCGAACCCGGGCTCTGGCTACCGATACCCTGCTGGGTATTCTGGCCCACAGCGCGCTGGCCATCGGTTTGGTGACCCTCAGTTTTATGCCGGATATCCGGGTTGATCTTACCGGGCTGCTGTTTGGTGATTTGCTCGCCATGAGTCGCCAGGATCTGCTCTGGATTTACGGCGGGGCCGCGGTGGTGCTGGCGCTGCTCGCGCTTTTGTGGCGCCAGCTATTGATGAGCACCATCCACGAAGAACTCGCGCGCGTGGAAGGCGTGCCGGTGGAGCGGCTTCGTCTCGCTCTGATGTTGATGTTCGCCTTAGTCATTGCCGTGGCGATGAAGATCGTGGGCGTGCTGTTAATTACCGCATTGCTGATCATCCCCGCGGCAACGGCCCGGCGCCTGGCAAAAACCCCGGAGCACATGCTGGGACTGGCGATTGTGTTCGGATTTATCGCGGTTTCGGGTGGCCTGACCTTGTCCTGGCATCTGGATACACCGGCAGGCCCGTCGGTTGTCGTCACCGCCTTTCTGACCTTTTTGCTGGTCTACGGCGGCGCACGCAACACCAGCTATTGA
- a CDS encoding EAL domain-containing protein: MTPAQRTMPFVTRVLKSPFFAAVVFLVFFALAWALRSGLIQKDTAQIQANLTDEAHALANNLEREFAVQAGALGRMAERMKNGAYPSKQIWQSDASTYLNDFGIYQAIEWIDREFIIRWLEPAGENQAVLGYNVAFNEQRRQALEHSAATGKPDISGIIDLRQGPKGIVTYHPVGQGSDNNGFIAGVFKMQVLAKQLLTTRIIDQFQVEILQGSDPSYALNTSGDINTAFRATMPVNIPLLDWRLALSPTNDWVANQRSQWPRITFISVIVMGVLASLTILLGQVTFKRTHSLLRTRLELERQVDERVAVQVDLERLESTDTLTGLANRRFFMEDLSHTLNIADRQLRQVALVMIDLDRFQVLNDTLGHQFGDELLIKVSERLNDLSSETVLVAYSGGDEFMICQQQMDDIDDVIHLLGEIKQCFAEPFEAQGQVHQITATMGVAVYPQSGHDADTLMRNADIALYRAKDQGRNTYQFYTEGMQEKEMMRLELDKDLSEALANDEFVLHYQPQLDLDTGEINNVEALIRWQHPTRGLLSPVEFIPLAEESGRITEIGRWVVLAACRQLARWKGTACEHLRIAVNLSGRELEDATLVDHVRDTLAAENIAPHMLELELTEEIFIQNIAQNRSQLTQLHQLGTRLAIDDFGVGYSSLGYLRDFPVDLLKIDRSFITNVTERHDDAVITRAVINLAHNLGIQVVAEGVETEDQLHFLQAHRCNLVQGYLISRPVPGPVLERAIREDSLFTGLQVTSEL; the protein is encoded by the coding sequence GTGACCCCAGCACAACGCACCATGCCGTTTGTAACTCGCGTCCTTAAGAGTCCGTTTTTCGCTGCCGTGGTCTTTTTGGTTTTTTTTGCGTTGGCGTGGGCGCTTCGGTCAGGCCTGATTCAAAAAGATACCGCTCAGATCCAGGCAAATCTGACTGACGAAGCCCATGCACTGGCCAACAATCTGGAACGAGAATTCGCGGTACAGGCAGGCGCTCTGGGCCGAATGGCCGAGCGCATGAAAAACGGCGCGTACCCAAGCAAACAGATTTGGCAATCCGACGCCAGCACCTACCTCAACGACTTTGGCATCTATCAGGCCATCGAGTGGATTGATAGAGAATTCATCATTCGCTGGCTGGAACCCGCCGGCGAAAACCAAGCGGTTCTCGGTTACAACGTAGCCTTCAACGAGCAGCGGCGCCAAGCTCTGGAACACTCAGCCGCGACCGGAAAACCGGATATCTCCGGCATTATCGACCTCCGGCAAGGGCCTAAAGGTATTGTCACCTATCACCCCGTCGGTCAGGGCTCGGACAATAATGGTTTTATTGCCGGCGTCTTCAAAATGCAGGTGCTGGCCAAACAATTATTGACCACTCGGATAATCGATCAGTTCCAGGTGGAAATACTACAAGGCAGTGACCCCAGTTACGCTCTGAACACCTCAGGCGACATCAACACCGCCTTTCGAGCGACCATGCCCGTCAATATCCCCTTGCTGGATTGGCGCCTTGCCCTGAGCCCCACCAACGACTGGGTCGCGAATCAGCGCAGCCAGTGGCCACGCATCACCTTTATCAGCGTGATTGTGATGGGGGTTCTGGCCAGTCTGACCATACTGCTGGGACAGGTCACGTTCAAACGCACACACTCCCTGCTCAGAACACGGCTTGAACTGGAGCGGCAGGTCGACGAACGTGTCGCGGTGCAGGTCGATCTGGAACGATTGGAATCCACCGACACCCTGACCGGCCTGGCCAATCGTCGCTTTTTCATGGAAGACCTGTCACATACCCTCAACATTGCCGACCGCCAGTTGCGCCAGGTTGCCTTGGTGATGATTGATCTCGACCGATTTCAGGTTCTTAACGATACCCTTGGCCACCAATTCGGTGACGAACTGTTGATCAAGGTGTCGGAACGGCTGAACGATCTCAGCAGCGAGACCGTTTTGGTGGCCTACTCGGGGGGCGACGAGTTCATGATCTGCCAACAGCAAATGGACGACATTGATGATGTCATCCATCTACTTGGCGAGATCAAACAGTGCTTTGCCGAACCTTTCGAAGCGCAGGGGCAAGTGCACCAGATCACCGCGACCATGGGCGTTGCCGTTTATCCTCAAAGCGGCCACGATGCCGACACGCTGATGCGCAATGCCGACATTGCGCTCTACCGGGCCAAGGATCAGGGCCGCAATACCTATCAGTTCTACACCGAGGGTATGCAAGAGAAAGAGATGATGCGCCTGGAACTCGACAAGGATCTCAGCGAGGCTCTGGCGAACGATGAGTTTGTACTGCATTACCAGCCCCAGTTAGATCTCGACACGGGTGAGATCAATAACGTTGAAGCCCTCATTCGTTGGCAACACCCTACCCGGGGCCTGCTGTCGCCGGTTGAGTTTATTCCGTTGGCTGAAGAGAGCGGCCGCATCACCGAGATCGGCCGATGGGTAGTACTGGCGGCCTGTCGGCAATTGGCTCGTTGGAAAGGCACCGCCTGCGAACACCTGAGAATTGCGGTGAATTTGTCCGGCCGTGAGCTGGAGGATGCCACACTGGTTGACCACGTGCGGGATACTCTGGCGGCAGAAAATATTGCCCCACACATGCTTGAGCTTGAATTGACGGAAGAAATTTTCATTCAGAACATCGCGCAGAATCGCAGTCAGCTGACGCAGTTGCACCAACTAGGCACGCGTTTGGCCATCGATGACTTCGGCGTGGGATATTCGTCGTTGGGCTATCTGCGGGATTTCCCGGTGGACTTGCTGAAGATTGACCGGTCGTTCATTACGAATGTGACGGAGCGCCATGATGATGCGGTGATTACCCGGGCGGTGATCAATCTGGCGCATAATCTGGGTATTCAGGTGGTGGCTGAAGGCGTGGAAACGGAAGATCAGCTGCATTTTCTTCAGGCCCATCGATGCAATCTGGTGCAAGGGTATTTGATCAGTCGTCCGGTTCCCGGGCCGGTATTGGAAAGGGCGATCCGGGAGGATTCTCTGTTTACCGGTCTGCAGGTCACTTCCGAATTGTAA
- a CDS encoding HD-GYP domain-containing protein: MSFKDHPGNGQAPPTKPEHAGARAETFLHRARIPVDLLKLGMRVVQLDRPWNDVPVLFQGFTLSTPDEAKVLRQYCSWVVVEDEESKLAPVLSKIPQLRQKTTEPMKETRTLEQEFPRAKETWRQTQAFVDKVTVNIIQNNTLELGEARTLVRSCVESVKANASAMLWMGRIKNRDAYTAEHCLRVAVYAIAFARFLGMPDEDIETAGMCGLLHDLGKLKVPGAILNKPGPLTPDEYVVMQSHTTHGFNLLKQDETLEPIIRDVTLHHHERVDGKGYPTHLPESQISRFARLISIVDTYDAITSDRCYRNGRSPAEALKILYQNRGQQFDADLVESFIRMIGIYPPGTLVELNTGEVAWVVSTHPGRKLKPKVEIVLDRNKHRMTPYILDLSAQTTEDGEVREIRNPLADGAFGITINERIHN; the protein is encoded by the coding sequence ATGTCGTTCAAAGATCACCCAGGGAACGGGCAAGCGCCCCCAACCAAGCCCGAGCACGCAGGCGCCCGCGCCGAGACGTTTTTGCACAGGGCACGCATTCCTGTCGATTTGCTCAAGCTCGGTATGCGCGTTGTGCAACTTGATCGGCCGTGGAACGATGTGCCTGTGCTGTTTCAGGGATTCACCTTATCCACGCCCGACGAGGCGAAAGTTCTGCGCCAATATTGCTCTTGGGTCGTTGTCGAAGACGAAGAAAGCAAACTGGCCCCGGTGCTGAGCAAAATACCCCAGCTGCGCCAGAAAACCACGGAACCCATGAAGGAAACCCGCACCCTGGAACAGGAGTTCCCGCGGGCGAAAGAAACCTGGCGCCAGACTCAGGCCTTTGTCGACAAAGTTACCGTCAATATTATTCAGAACAACACCCTGGAACTGGGCGAAGCGCGCACGCTGGTCCGGTCCTGTGTTGAAAGTGTCAAAGCCAACGCCAGTGCCATGCTGTGGATGGGCCGGATCAAAAACCGGGATGCCTACACCGCCGAGCACTGTCTGCGCGTGGCCGTTTACGCCATCGCATTCGCGCGTTTTCTGGGCATGCCGGATGAAGACATCGAAACCGCCGGCATGTGCGGTCTGTTACACGATCTGGGCAAGCTGAAGGTGCCCGGTGCCATCCTGAACAAACCCGGCCCACTGACGCCTGATGAGTACGTCGTCATGCAGTCACACACCACCCACGGTTTCAACTTACTCAAGCAAGATGAAACTCTGGAGCCCATCATTCGTGATGTGACGTTACACCATCACGAACGGGTGGACGGCAAAGGCTACCCGACCCACCTGCCAGAATCCCAGATAAGCCGCTTTGCCCGATTGATTTCCATCGTCGATACCTACGATGCAATTACCAGCGACCGTTGCTACCGGAACGGTCGATCACCGGCCGAGGCGCTTAAAATTCTGTACCAGAATCGCGGTCAGCAATTCGATGCCGATTTGGTCGAATCGTTCATCCGGATGATTGGTATTTATCCGCCGGGCACCCTTGTAGAGCTGAACACCGGTGAAGTCGCCTGGGTTGTCAGTACCCATCCGGGGCGCAAGCTCAAGCCGAAAGTTGAAATCGTACTCGATAGAAACAAGCACAGAATGACACCCTATATTCTTGACCTGAGCGCGCAGACAACAGAAGATGGTGAAGTTCGTGAAATTCGTAATCCACTGGCCGACGGTGCATTCGGAATAACTATAAACGAGCGAATTCACAACTAG
- a CDS encoding CoA-binding protein: protein MPIENDQGLRDILTSVHTIALVGASEKTSRPSHEVMEYLQNQGYRIIPVNPRLEGKQVLGETVYADLASIPEPVDMAELFLAPERTDAIIDQAIAQKIPVLWLQIGVINEAGAARAEQAGLKVVMDRCPKREIPRLNIAR from the coding sequence GTGCCCATTGAGAACGATCAAGGCCTTCGCGACATTCTAACCAGTGTCCACACCATCGCTTTGGTAGGCGCCAGCGAGAAAACCAGCCGACCGTCCCACGAAGTCATGGAGTATCTGCAGAACCAGGGCTACCGGATTATCCCGGTCAACCCGCGGCTTGAAGGTAAGCAGGTACTCGGAGAAACCGTGTACGCTGACCTTGCATCGATTCCCGAGCCGGTCGATATGGCAGAGCTTTTCCTGGCGCCCGAGCGCACCGATGCGATCATCGATCAGGCTATTGCACAGAAGATTCCCGTACTCTGGCTGCAAATCGGCGTCATCAACGAAGCCGGTGCCGCAAGGGCCGAACAGGCTGGCTTAAAAGTGGTGATGGACCGCTGCCCGAAACGGGAAATTCCCAGGCTCAACATTGCCAGATAA
- a CDS encoding PAS domain-containing protein: protein MGSSLDSVTASARIRRALWPGLWVPLLILLAGTALSFSVAKQVSSQAETLAQQHYQQQHRTLVLLVLDHLYRNGHDISRLKVPLAKAMPQHLRLRIDTLDRHTKRPLLELGAIHAPMKRHALRSELNIDGNRSMVTTLPDAQLLKAPAQNLRWLILASGMALSILAFSLSLYLCWRNHRQRKLTRRQQKDLKTQSQKIANLNVEKLVLRQALNDSESRSRDLINLSGNLIAELDDQGQIAYISALAADLFKQAPSDLDQLPFQQLIAPADQQRFAECLEAARADHEIMQADLALAGEYSGQSVPVTLRLKAVTDPVRGIAGFRISAQIKVHGVD from the coding sequence ATGGGCAGCAGCCTGGACAGCGTGACAGCAAGTGCAAGAATCCGCAGGGCTCTTTGGCCCGGCTTGTGGGTGCCTTTGCTCATCCTTCTGGCCGGAACTGCGCTCAGTTTTTCCGTCGCCAAACAGGTTTCCTCCCAGGCCGAAACCCTCGCCCAACAGCACTACCAACAGCAACACCGAACCCTGGTGCTTTTGGTTCTTGATCATCTTTACCGAAACGGACATGACATTTCCCGGCTGAAGGTGCCGCTGGCCAAAGCCATGCCACAACACCTCCGTCTTCGCATCGACACACTGGACCGACACACCAAAAGGCCGCTTCTGGAACTGGGCGCCATTCATGCACCAATGAAACGCCATGCCCTTCGCAGTGAACTGAATATCGATGGCAACAGGTCAATGGTCACCACGCTGCCCGATGCCCAATTACTGAAAGCGCCTGCACAAAACTTACGCTGGCTGATTCTTGCCAGTGGTATGGCCCTCTCTATACTGGCGTTTTCGCTCTCTCTCTACCTGTGCTGGCGCAATCACCGGCAGCGCAAGCTAACCCGAAGACAACAGAAAGACCTGAAAACCCAAAGCCAGAAAATCGCGAACCTGAACGTTGAAAAACTCGTTCTCAGACAAGCACTCAACGACAGCGAGAGTCGATCACGGGATTTGATCAATCTATCGGGCAACCTGATTGCCGAGCTGGACGATCAGGGGCAAATCGCTTACATCTCGGCCCTGGCCGCCGATCTCTTCAAGCAAGCACCGTCCGATTTGGACCAACTACCCTTCCAACAACTGATCGCGCCGGCCGACCAACAGCGTTTCGCAGAATGTCTGGAAGCCGCGCGCGCCGATCACGAGATCATGCAGGCCGATCTCGCGTTGGCAGGCGAGTATTCCGGGCAATCCGTGCCGGTGACTCTGCGTTTAAAAGCAGTAACCGATCCAGTACGAGGCATCGCAGGGTTCCGGATAAGCGCACAGATAAAAGTCCATGGAGTGGATTAG
- the folE gene encoding GTP cyclohydrolase I FolE, which translates to MSLPLDDLTGHYHAILEGLGENPSREGLMDTPARAAKAMQFLTRGYQQDLQSLVNNAVFESAMDEMVVVQDIELYSMCEHHMLPFIGKCHIAYLPQGKVLGLSKFARIVDMYARRLQIQENLTRQIAEAVESVTGAKGVGVVIEAQHMCMMMRGVEKQNSRMKTSMMLGQFRKSQATRSEFLTLISSNRG; encoded by the coding sequence ATGTCTTTACCTCTTGATGATCTCACCGGCCATTACCACGCGATTTTAGAAGGCCTGGGTGAAAACCCCAGCCGCGAAGGCCTGATGGACACCCCAGCCCGTGCTGCAAAGGCCATGCAATTTCTGACTCGAGGCTATCAGCAGGACCTGCAAAGCCTGGTGAACAACGCGGTGTTCGAGTCAGCCATGGATGAAATGGTGGTGGTCCAGGACATCGAGCTTTACAGCATGTGCGAACACCACATGCTTCCGTTCATCGGCAAATGCCACATCGCGTACTTGCCTCAAGGTAAGGTGCTGGGGTTGTCCAAGTTTGCTCGCATCGTGGACATGTACGCCCGCCGCCTGCAAATTCAGGAAAACCTGACCCGGCAGATTGCCGAAGCCGTTGAAAGCGTGACCGGCGCGAAAGGTGTGGGTGTGGTGATCGAAGCGCAACACATGTGCATGATGATGCGCGGTGTTGAAAAGCAAAACAGCCGCATGAAAACCTCGATGATGCTGGGCCAATTCCGCAAGTCTCAGGCGACCCGCAGCGAATTCCTTACCCTGATTTCCAGCAACCGCGGATAA
- a CDS encoding enoyl-CoA hydratase/isomerase family protein, giving the protein MPLLSLRRDNRVAIISMDNGNNANNLVFAQQFMALLKQVIDDPTYKALILTSSDEKNWSQGIDVNWLLGSIQSGNKDDVRTFLSTMDEIYRVMLQYPMPIIAAINGHTFGNGVVIAAACDFRFMRGDRGYVCFPEVDMNIPFLPGLIDVILKAMPRHTFNEMMLTGRRVTADTLADARFIDRTFDSVEALNDGALEFAQTFKKGRAIVAEHKRRLHKPVLDALAAKNPPLIEALDILL; this is encoded by the coding sequence ATGCCCCTTCTCAGTCTTCGCCGTGACAATCGCGTCGCCATTATCTCCATGGACAATGGCAATAACGCCAACAATCTGGTTTTTGCCCAGCAGTTTATGGCGTTGTTAAAACAGGTCATCGACGACCCAACCTACAAAGCGCTGATCTTGACCTCAAGCGACGAAAAAAACTGGAGTCAGGGCATTGATGTCAACTGGCTGCTGGGCAGCATCCAAAGCGGCAACAAAGACGATGTAAGAACCTTCTTGTCCACCATGGATGAGATTTACCGCGTCATGCTGCAATACCCAATGCCGATTATCGCAGCCATCAATGGCCACACCTTTGGCAACGGGGTCGTCATTGCAGCTGCCTGCGACTTCCGGTTTATGCGCGGCGACCGTGGCTACGTGTGCTTTCCGGAGGTTGATATGAACATCCCGTTCCTGCCCGGCCTGATCGATGTGATCCTGAAAGCGATGCCTCGGCACACTTTTAACGAAATGATGCTGACCGGCCGGCGCGTGACGGCAGATACTCTGGCCGACGCCAGGTTTATAGACAGAACGTTCGATTCGGTTGAAGCCTTGAACGATGGCGCGTTAGAGTTTGCGCAAACCTTCAAAAAGGGCCGTGCCATTGTTGCCGAGCACAAAAGGCGTTTGCACAAACCCGTGCTCGACGCCCTGGCGGCCAAGAACCCGCCCCTCATTGAGGCGCTGGACATTCTTTTGTAA
- a CDS encoding GGDEF domain-containing protein has translation MNLLTSPDTMESNPNLTVLGFRRQLVYHLHFWAFIAVVPLILIQWQHGNHLLAVFLALFCINAVLVIGFLRLTGRYFLKGWLFPVLAVVSAAYSTAINGHAGLYWAYPAAIALFFLLPLKEAGACNIVFVTVMAVTSFLKFSEADFWRITFSLGLSCVFAMVFAWLVGRMQQELTKLATTDPLTGCLNRSQLADILNRQIQMRERYERVSSLVLLDLDYFKTINDQWGHLAGDNVLKELALRIRKRLRENDQLFRIGGEEFMIVLPETRQKDADTLAHQLLSSISATPFLEDIRVTASAGVAEVSQGETWSIWLNRADQALYTAKRQGRNQIVNASKPNATSATIEEERSPATNQGGQLA, from the coding sequence GTGAATCTTCTGACCTCGCCAGATACCATGGAGTCTAATCCGAACCTCACGGTGCTGGGGTTCCGGCGGCAACTGGTGTACCACTTACACTTCTGGGCTTTTATTGCCGTCGTTCCGTTGATTTTGATTCAGTGGCAACATGGCAATCACTTGCTCGCCGTTTTTCTGGCCCTTTTCTGCATTAATGCGGTGCTCGTCATCGGCTTTTTACGGCTGACCGGTCGCTACTTCCTGAAGGGCTGGCTTTTCCCCGTTCTCGCTGTGGTTTCCGCCGCCTACTCCACCGCCATCAACGGGCACGCGGGGCTTTACTGGGCGTATCCAGCCGCCATCGCCCTGTTCTTTTTACTCCCGTTAAAAGAAGCCGGCGCTTGCAACATCGTGTTTGTTACGGTCATGGCCGTTACCTCGTTTCTTAAATTTTCAGAAGCGGATTTCTGGCGCATCACTTTTTCACTCGGCTTGAGCTGCGTATTTGCCATGGTATTCGCCTGGCTGGTAGGGCGCATGCAACAAGAACTGACGAAACTGGCCACCACGGATCCACTGACCGGCTGTCTGAACCGTTCTCAACTCGCCGACATTCTGAACCGGCAAATCCAGATGCGCGAACGCTACGAACGCGTTTCAAGCCTGGTGCTGCTGGATCTCGACTACTTCAAAACCATCAACGATCAATGGGGCCATCTGGCTGGCGACAATGTTCTGAAAGAACTCGCTTTGCGTATCCGAAAGCGCCTGAGAGAGAACGATCAACTGTTCCGGATTGGCGGGGAAGAATTCATGATCGTGCTACCGGAAACCCGTCAAAAAGATGCCGACACCCTGGCCCACCAGCTCTTGAGTAGCATCAGCGCCACGCCCTTTCTGGAGGACATTCGCGTGACCGCCAGCGCCGGGGTGGCCGAAGTCAGTCAGGGTGAAACCTGGTCAATCTGGCTCAATCGCGCCGACCAGGCGTTGTATACAGCCAAGCGTCAGGGCCGAAACCAGATAGTGAATGCATCTAAACCCAATGCAACCTCTGCAACGATCGAGGAAGAACGCTCTCCCGCCACCAACCAAGGCGGCCAGCTGGCTTAA
- a CDS encoding patatin-like phospholipase family protein, producing the protein MTAVHTRAPALTIRAGRRALERLRQKPLEASDVHVVPGAAGGPKALGISGLDKAIFGEWLAEAEQEIALIGSSIGSWRFAAVASSDNPRAQLSKLAELYTQQRFSKGVSAEEVSRKSVAFLHELLGGREEYLLAHPVYRLSVVVVRSLGLLQHDSKGRLGMGLMSAISANMLSRRHLSRFMERGFVHDARQKTPISTHAEFPRHEVALTQDNLLSALLASASIPMVMSAVHNIPGAPVGVYRDGGLLDYHLDLPYEQPGIVLYPHFTDRVVPGWFDKTLPWRKGDATRLQDVLLLSPSRDYLDALPDRKLPDRKDFEKYLGDDAGRERSWRRAIAESDRLGDEFLELLATGRLLERVQPL; encoded by the coding sequence ATGACTGCAGTTCATACCCGTGCCCCGGCACTGACGATCCGCGCTGGCCGCCGCGCTTTAGAACGGCTGCGACAGAAACCCTTGGAAGCTTCGGACGTGCATGTGGTCCCGGGCGCTGCCGGAGGCCCGAAAGCATTGGGCATCAGTGGTCTGGATAAGGCCATATTTGGTGAGTGGTTGGCCGAAGCCGAGCAGGAAATCGCCCTGATTGGTTCATCGATTGGCAGTTGGCGCTTTGCCGCTGTGGCGTCATCGGATAACCCTCGCGCCCAGTTGAGTAAGCTGGCGGAGCTCTACACACAGCAACGTTTCAGTAAAGGCGTCAGCGCTGAAGAAGTCAGTCGTAAAAGCGTCGCGTTTTTGCACGAGTTGCTGGGTGGCCGGGAAGAGTACCTGTTGGCCCACCCGGTGTATCGGCTGAGCGTCGTGGTGGTGCGTAGCCTTGGCCTGTTGCAGCATGATTCCAAGGGCCGCCTGGGTATGGGGCTGATGAGCGCGATCAGCGCCAACATGCTGAGCCGCCGCCACCTGAGCCGGTTTATGGAAAGGGGTTTTGTGCACGATGCCCGGCAAAAGACACCAATATCGACCCACGCGGAGTTCCCGCGTCATGAAGTGGCGCTCACTCAGGACAATTTGTTGTCAGCCTTGCTGGCTTCTGCGTCGATCCCGATGGTGATGTCGGCTGTGCATAACATCCCGGGCGCCCCTGTCGGGGTTTACCGGGACGGGGGCCTGCTGGATTACCATCTTGATCTGCCCTACGAGCAGCCCGGGATCGTGCTATATCCCCACTTTACCGATCGGGTGGTGCCGGGTTGGTTTGACAAGACGCTGCCATGGCGTAAAGGGGATGCGACTCGTCTGCAAGATGTTTTGTTGTTGTCGCCGTCCCGAGACTATCTGGACGCCTTGCCGGATCGCAAACTACCGGATCGTAAGGACTTCGAGAAGTACCTCGGCGACGATGCCGGGCGGGAGAGGTCCTGGCGCCGGGCCATTGCCGAGAGCGATAGGCTAGGGGACGAGTTTTTGGAGCTGCTTGCGACCGGGCGGCTTCTGGAGCGGGTCCAGCCCCTGTAA